The Thermomonospora amylolytica sequence CTAGGGTCGGTGCCGGGCGGGGACTCGCTGACCAGCAGGCCATGCTCGATGATCTCCAGGAACAGCACCTCGTTGCGGGGCGGGTAGAAACGGTCCACGCCGCCCGCGAAGACCGCGATCGTCCGCCCGTCCGCGGCCAGCGTTCCCCGATGCGCCGCGCCGTCGATGCCCAGCGCACCGCCGCTGATCACCGTCCAGCCGGCGTCGGCCAGTTCGGCGCCCAGGTCGGCGGCGATCCGCGTCCCGTAGGGGGACGCCGCCCGCGCGCCGACGATCGCGACGGCGCGCAGGCAGGCATGGCGGAGGTCGGCGGAGCCCCGCAGCCACAGGGCGTAGGGGCGGTGGTCGCCCAAGTCGTCCAGGGCCGCGGGCCATTCCGGGTCGCCGGGGCAGATCATCCGGCCGCCGATCCGGTCGCAGATCTCCAGGTCGGACTCGGGGTCGGTACCGGCCAGCCGCGCCTGCCAGGCGGCCAGCCGCGCCCGGGCGCGGTCGGTGATCGGCACGCCGTCCGGAACGGGTTCCGTTCCGCGTACGACGGCCAGCGCACCGCGGGCGCCCACCCGGTCGATCAGCCGTCCCAGCAGCGCCTCGCCAGGTTCGGCGATGGCGCACAGCGTGGCGCGGGCGAGCCGTTCCTCGTCGGGCACCGTCATGACCGCCTCCCCGTCCACAGCGCGAACGCGCTGTCGATGTCGTCCGCCGAGGGCTTGTCGCGCCCGGCCAGGTCGGCACATGTCCACGCGGTGCGCAGTACGCGATCCAGGCCCCGGGCGCTGAGCTCACCGGTCTGCAGGGGGCGGTCCACCGAGACCATGGCCTCCGGCGGAGGCAGGAACAGGCGCCGCACCTGCGGGCCGGGGATCTCGGCGTTGGTCCGCCACGGCGTCCCGGCCAGGCGCCTGGCCGCGCGTTCCCGGGCGGCCAGCACCCGCTCGGCCACCACCTCGCTGCGTTCCACCAGCTCCAGGTCGTACCGCAGCTCGGCACGGGTGGCCGGGTGCAGTTCCAGTTTCAGGTCGATGCGGTCCAGCAGCGGGCCGGAGATCCGCGCCAGGTACTTGTGGCGGACCGCCGGGGTGCAGATGCAGTCGATCGACTTGGCGGCCGCGCACGGGCACGGGTTGGCCGCCAGGACCAGGGTGAACCGGGCGGGGAAGCGGGTGCTGGCGCCCGCCCTGGCGATCATGACCTCGCCCTCCTCCAGCGGCTGGCGAAGGGCGTCGAGGACGCCGGCCTGGTACTCGGGCGCCTCGTCCAGGAACAGGATGCCCTGGTGAGCCAGCGAGGCCGCGCCCGGCTGGAGCAGCCGGCCCTGGCCGCTGCCGACCATGGCCGCGCGGGTGGCGGTGTGGTGCGGCGCGTAGAACGGCGGCCGGGAGATCAGCGGCCGACCCGGCGGCAGCGTGCCCGCCACCGAATGGATCGCGGTGACCTCCAGCGCCGCCTCCCGGTCCAGCGGCGGCAGCAGCGTGGGCAGCCGTTCGGCCAGCATGGTCTTGCCGCAGCCCGGCGGCCCGTAGAAGAACAGGTGGTGTCCGCCCGCCGCACTGATCTCCAGCGCCCGGCGGGCCTCCGCCTGCCCTCGTACGTCCGCCAGGTCCAGATCACCGCGCAGGTCGCGGCCTCGTACGGCGGGCTGCTCCGGGCAGGGGGCGAGCGGCGCCGGATCCGGCTCGTCCTCCTCCGGGGGCGGCGGCTGGTCGCGCAGGTGGCACAGCAGCCCGCGCAGCGAGGCCGGTGCGATCACCTTCACGTCCGGGACCAGCTCGGCCTCGGCGGCGTTGGCCCGCGGCACGACGACCGTCCGGTAGCCCGCGTTGGCGGCGGCGAGCACCGCCGGCAGCACCCCGGGAACGGCCCGGATCCGGCCGTCCAGCCCGAGCTCGCCCATCATCACCATGTCGGCGCAGACCTTCGGATCCACCGTCTCCGCCGCCGCCAGCAGTGAAATCGCGATGGGAACGTCGAAGCCCGACCCCTTCTTCGGCAGGCTGGCGGGGAAAAGGCTGATCGTCACGTGCCTGCTGGGCCATGGCTCGCCCGAGTTGAAGATCGCCGCACGGACCCGGTCGCGGGCCTCGTTCAGCGCGGCGTCCGGCAGACCCACCAGATGCAGCCCCGGAACACCGCTGGTGATCGCGGCCTCCACATCGACCACGAAGCCGTCCACCCCGACCAGCGCCACGGAGCGCACCTTCGCCAGCGCCATGTCAGCACACCCCCCGCAGGTGGTCGAGCTCGAACCCGGAGCGGTCGCCGCGCGGCGCCAGCACCAGGCCGATCACGTCGACCCGGACGGTGGCCGCGGGCACGCCGTGCTGGGCGGCCCAGCGCCCGGCCAGTCGCCTTAACCGCGCCGCCTTGGCCCGCGTGACCGCCTCCACCGGCGCGCCGAACACCGTGCCGGAACGCGTCTTGACCTCGCACACCACATGCCGGGTCCCGTCGTAGGCGACGATGTCGAGCTCCCCCTCGGGGCATCGCCAGTTGCGCTCCACGATCGTCCAGCCCAGCCGGTCGGCCAGATACCGCGCCGCGCTCTCCTCTCCACGCCGGCCCAGCGACTGCTTTCTGTTCGTCTTCGTCTCGGCACCCATGCGGGCATCACCTCCGCCTCCGACCGTGCCGGTCGGCCACCCCGCACGGAAGACGAACGCCGTTCTGTGGATAACCGTGAGTGGGCGGGACGACTGTTCGCGGCCCCGGGCTCGGCTCGGATGGTCTCGGGCGTATCCGGCACTTCCTGTGGGGCGCTCGGGGAGCGCCCCACAGGATCCACCGGGCACGCTTGGGCGGCAGGCTTGGAGCGTTTGGGATTTGAGCGGAGGTCTTGTGCGGGCGGTGGGGATCGATCTGGCTGCTCGGCCGTCGGCCACGGCGGTGACGGTCATCGAGTGGGGCGAAGGCTCCGCGCGGGTGTCGGCGCCGCGGGGCGGATGGACTGATGACGAGCTCGTCGGCCTTCTCATGGAACTGGGGCCGGATGACCGGGCGGGGGTGGACTGCCCGTTCGGATGGCCGGTGGAGTTCGTGCGGGCCGTGTCGGCGCACGCGGCGGGGGAGCCCTGGCCTGGGC is a genomic window containing:
- the dprA gene encoding DNA-processing protein DprA, yielding MTVPDEERLARATLCAIAEPGEALLGRLIDRVGARGALAVVRGTEPVPDGVPITDRARARLAAWQARLAGTDPESDLEICDRIGGRMICPGDPEWPAALDDLGDHRPYALWLRGSADLRHACLRAVAIVGARAASPYGTRIAADLGAELADAGWTVISGGALGIDGAAHRGTLAADGRTIAVFAGGVDRFYPPRNEVLFLEIIEHGLLVSESPPGTDPSRLRFLIRNRLIAALARGTVVIEAAARSGALNTAAHTRDLGRPLMAVPGPVDSLTSVGCHRLLREVPPARCVTNSAEVLEEIGTIGVDLAPVPQGPLLPHDALDPTTRAVLEALPARGSAGTAQIAVKAGVDLSTATGRLGQLAAAGFVERAQTGWRLRRPKKPRPSRPLQPP
- a CDS encoding YifB family Mg chelatase-like AAA ATPase, whose translation is MALAKVRSVALVGVDGFVVDVEAAITSGVPGLHLVGLPDAALNEARDRVRAAIFNSGEPWPSRHVTISLFPASLPKKGSGFDVPIAISLLAAAETVDPKVCADMVMMGELGLDGRIRAVPGVLPAVLAAANAGYRTVVVPRANAAEAELVPDVKVIAPASLRGLLCHLRDQPPPPEEDEPDPAPLAPCPEQPAVRGRDLRGDLDLADVRGQAEARRALEISAAGGHHLFFYGPPGCGKTMLAERLPTLLPPLDREAALEVTAIHSVAGTLPPGRPLISRPPFYAPHHTATRAAMVGSGQGRLLQPGAASLAHQGILFLDEAPEYQAGVLDALRQPLEEGEVMIARAGASTRFPARFTLVLAANPCPCAAAKSIDCICTPAVRHKYLARISGPLLDRIDLKLELHPATRAELRYDLELVERSEVVAERVLAARERAARRLAGTPWRTNAEIPGPQVRRLFLPPPEAMVSVDRPLQTGELSARGLDRVLRTAWTCADLAGRDKPSADDIDSAFALWTGRRS
- a CDS encoding YraN family protein is translated as MGAETKTNRKQSLGRRGEESAARYLADRLGWTIVERNWRCPEGELDIVAYDGTRHVVCEVKTRSGTVFGAPVEAVTRAKAARLRRLAGRWAAQHGVPAATVRVDVIGLVLAPRGDRSGFELDHLRGVC